The region GTGGAGCACTCGCTTTGACGCCCAGTTCATCCTTTACAATCCGGCCGACCTGGCCCAGGTAGCCGCCGGAACGTTGAACGCCTGGGAACCCCAACCCTACGCTGCAATAGACATTGACGAGCATCTCTACCTTGATCCTCCCGTGTGGGACCTGCCCGACCTGGGTGCGGGCGACCAGCGCCGCTACCGCATTGGCGACGTGGCCTATGACCGGGACAACGGCTTGCTCTACGTGCTGGAACTGTTTGGCGATGAGGCCAAGCCGGTTGTTCACATTTGGCAGGTAGAATAAAAAATGGTTACCACTCACGGCCAACCTTAATGGCCCTGTCATTAACGACGAATGACGAAGGACAAACGACGAAACTCGGTCGTTCGTCCTTCGTCGTTGGTCTGAAATTTTAAAATGTGATTTGACCTGAGTAGCGACCCCCAAAACCCCCAGGCGCTGCCGTTAACCTTTACCTTCCACCCGTTATGGGCTACAATAAACCATATAGGTTTTACGCAAAATGTTGATTGAGCTTGTCGAAATCAACATTTCCTAAATAAAATGTGGAGGATAAATTTGAGCATCTTGGATCATTTTCGTCTCGATAACCGCGTGGCCCTCGTTACCGGCGGCAATCAAGGCCTGGGCCGGGCGATGGCCACCGCCCTGGCCGAGGCCGGAGCCAGGGTAGCCATCACCAGCCGCAACCGGCAGCGGGCCCAAACGGCTGCGGCAGAAGTGCAGTCGGCCACCGGCCAACCATGCCAGGGCTATGCCTGCGACGTGGTCAATCCAGAACAAGTAACCACGTTGGTGAACCAGGTGCTGGCCGATTTTGGCCAGATTGACATTTTGATCAATAACGCCGGGATCAATATCCGGGGATCCATTGAGGCATTGTCGTTAGAGGATTTTCGGCAAGTGCAGGATACCAACGTTACCGGCGTGTGGTTGATGTGCCAGGCAGTGGCGCCGTATCTAAAAGCGCAGAAATACGGGCGGGTCATCAACCTTGGCTCTATCATGTCGCTCGTGGCCCTGCCGCAGCGCACTTCGTATGCGGCCAGCAAAGGAGCCGTGCTCCAATTGACCCGCGCCCTGGCTGTGGAATGGGCGCCTTACGGCATTACCGTCAACGCTATGCTGCCCGGCCCCTTTGCCACCGAGATGAATCGCAGTCTGTTAAACGACCCCGAACAGTACCAGGCCTTTGCCGCCAAAATCCCCCTGGGACGGTGGGGCGAGTTGGCTGAAATTGGCGGGCTGGCGGTATTTCTGGCCAGCGATGCCGCCAGTTTTATCACCGGGGCGGGTATTCCCATTGACGGCGGCTGGACAGCGATTTAGGAGTTGGTTAAAACCGGCCAACTTTTTCTAGTACAAATGTCCAATACCCTATTAATAGAATGTCGTTTACTATATAAGGAAAAGTTATTGTGGCCCGCAATCCAGCTTTACCCTGATATTTAAGATGCGCCATAACTACTCAGCCTCCATGTCATTCCGCGCGATAGCGAGGGATTTTCTTGATTTGGCGGTTAAGAGGGTGTCAGTTTGGCAAAAAGTTATTTTCTCGTCGCTAAAGATAAATTTTTCACACAACCGGGTCATTATTGGTCCGGTTATTTGTTTAGGGCCTTATATTTTCTCATTTCTGATTTCTCACCCATGAAACTTATCTACTTGAGGCAAAGCTTCGTTAGACCCTACAAGGATATTCAGGATTATGATCACGCCAACCAAAGCGTTGATTGTAGATGATGAAGAAGTAATCCGGGATTTCTGTGAAATCACGCTTCAACACGAAGGCTTTACCGTCCACACGGCCCCCAACGGCCAGGTTGCGCTGGAAGCGCTGGCTAACGAACCATACGATTTAATTCTGCTTGATATTAGCATGCCGGTGATGAATGGATTGACCGTGCTGGAACACATCGCCAGCGATTACAACCACGTCAGCGCCATTATGATGACGGGTTACGCCACCCTGGAGTCGGCGGTACTGGCCCAAGATTTAGGCGCCGAGGGCTTTATCTTAAAACCCTTTGACAACAGAAAATTGGTGAGAGTGATCAACCAGGTGCTAGAACGCCGCCGCTTGCGCCAGGATTACGCCCGGCTCCAGGCCCACTTGCCCCTGATCGCCCTCAGCCATCGCCTGGTTACAGAACAAAGCCTGGAATCGTTGGCCGAAGCTGCCCTGAAAATTGCCTGCGCCGAAACCGGGGCCGTGGCCGCGGCGCTCTGGCTATTGCCCGCGCCTGCCGCTTTTCTACGACGGCCGGAAGATTGGCCGGATACCGCGCCGGCCCCCCTGGCTCATATCGGCCAGTCTCTTTTGCTGCCTGACCTCAAGGCCTGGCCCGACCCGACCAGGACAGCCTGGTTGGCCCTTAACGAGCAAAACAAGGCCGTGTCGGACATCACCCAGGCCAGCCTATTGCACCTGCTGCTGCAAACAGAGGGCCAACAAGTGGGGGTGATGAGCCTGGCCAGCCCGGCCCGCCACCTGACCACCAACGATCTGGATTTCCTGACGGTGATGAGTAACTATCTGGCTGTGGGCCTGGAAAATCGCTACCTGTACGAAGCCATTGATCTGGCCCGCCAGGAGTGGAAAACAATTTTTAATACCTTCAATGACGGCCTGGTGGCCCACCGGGCCGGTGACGGCCTCATTACCCGGGCCAACCAGGCTATGGCTACCTGGTTAAACACCACCGTGGAAGCGCTCATCCACCGGCCCATCACCCACATTCCCATTGACGAGCAGGGCCATACTCTTGGTGATTTGCCGCTGCCCGGCAGTGAGGAAGAGCCGGGCAATGGTCCGGGCTGGCAGGCCACGGAGTTCGCTTCACCGCCCTGGGCGCCGGGCAAATCCTTTCGGGTGAGAACGTTTCCCCTCTACAAAACCGGCCCTGGCGGCGAGCCGGAACAGGAATTGATCGAGATGATCCACGTGCTAGAGGATGTCACCCTGGCTAACAAAATGCAAACGCAACTGCTGCAAACCGAAAAACTGTCGGCCCTGGGCCGTCTGCTGGCCTCGCTGGCCCACGAAATCAACAATCCCCTGCAAGCCCTGCGCAGCGGCCTGCGCCTGCTGGCCCGCCCCAACCTGGACGACGAAAAACGGCAGCGTTACGTGGCCACCCTGGATAAAGAAGTGGAACGTCTCATTGATACCACTCTGCAAACCCTTGAATTTGCTCGCCCCGGCCGGGTGGGCAAAAAATCTACCAACCTCAATCAATTGCTCAGAGAAACGTTAATTCTGGTGAGCAAACAACTCCAACGCCAGCAAATTGAAACGGCCCTGGCTTTAGGTTCAGATTTACCCCCCCTGCTGGTCGTCCCCGACCAGATCAAACAGGTTTTTCTTAACCTGATTTTGAACGCCATTGATGCCATGCCCGACGGCGGACGCTTGAGTTTGACCACCCGCCATCTTCCAGCCGACAACCTGGCGGCGGCGACTCTGGCCGACACGGGGCGGGGCATATCGCCCGAAATTCTCAATAGAATTTACGAGCCATTCTTCTCCACCAAAGAAGCCGGCACCGGCCTGGGACTTTCCATCAGCTACAGTATTGTGGAAGCGCACGGCGGGCGCATTGAGGTGGAAAGCAAGCCCGGCGCCGGCAGCACTTTTACGGTTTATTTGCCGGTTAAGGATAACGCTTAACCCTGGAAATTGACCATGGAATTGCCTGAAGCAAACAACATTCTCATTGTAGACGACGAAGACAGCCTGCGCTTCTTTTTATCTGAAGAACTAACGGGGCATGGCTACCGGGTTTACACTGCCGCCGATGGCCGGGAGGCCCTGGCCTTTCTGGAAAACACTGCGGTTGACGTGGCCGTGATTGACCTGCAAATGCCCGGCCTCAACGGTTTGGAGTTGATGAGCGCCATGCAAGCGTTGCCGGACTCCCCAGAACTGATTATGCTCACCGCCCACGCCACCCTGGAAATCTCCATTAAGGCCATGCGGCGCGGGTGCAGCGACTTTTTATTGAAACCGTGTGATGTTGACGAACTGTTGGGCAGCGTGAGCCAGGCCATGGCCCGCCGCCGCCAAAAATTGCGGCAAAAAATGGCGGCGCGCCTATTGGCCGATAGTTTGGGCCTGGATACCTCGTCGCCAGTGAGTCGAACAGAGCGTTATACTGCGCCTACGCCAACCGCCGCCACGCTGGCGGTTGGCGGCCTGATTTTGGACATGGAAGCCATGACCGCAACTAAAGAAGGCCAGCTCCTCTCGCTCACGCCAACCGAGTTTCGCCTGCTGGTAACGCTGATGAAACGGCCCAACCATCCCCACACGTTCCAGGAACTGGCCGAAGTGACGCACGGCCAACAGGTTGACCGGGCTGAGGCGCGTGACTTGCTCAAAAGCCACATCGGGCGTTTGCGCCAAAAACTGGGCCAGGCCGCCGACGGCCAGGCCTACATTGCCAACGTGCGGGGGGTAGGCTACAAATTTGAGGGAGGATAAGGTTCAAAACCGGGTGCATTTTGGGTCAGATTCGGGTCACACATCAACCATAAAATTTGTTATAGTAGAAATTAGAATTAGCGACTGTCCTGTGTAACCAGAAAAAGGAAAGAAAAAATGAAAAAGCGCATTCTAATTGTTGATGATGAACCCAACCTGGCTTTTCTACTGGCTGAAAATTTGCTTGATCTGGGGCCTGACTATGAAATCGAGGTCTGCAATTCAAGCGCAGATGCGCTGGCGCTGAATAAAACCAAGCCCTTTGACCTGGTGATCACCGATTTGATGATGCCCGAAATCAACGGCCTGACCCTGACCAAGTATTTGATCCAACAAAAACCCGAAATAAAACTCATTTTGATCACGGCTTATGGGAATGAAGACGTTGCCCTGAAAGCCAAAAATTTAGGCATCAGCAGTTATATTACCAAACCGTTTGCCATGGAAGACATGCTTACCGCCGTGCAAACCGCTCTGGAACCAAACGTTGTGAGCCATGCGTATTAGGAATTTGGTCGGATCGGGACAGTCGCTTGATTTTTTTGTTTAGTTGGCGTATCTTTAAATTAACCGTGTTTACATAAGAGAGGACAACATCGGCCTGATGAGTCAAAAAACAATTGCCTCTCCTGAAAAAACGGGGCCTGAGCTTGATCTGCCGGCCTTGCTCACTTTTAAGGTGGCCGAGCAGGTGTATGGGTTACCCGTAACCAACGTGGCGCGTATCATTGAAATGGTCACTATTACCCGTTTGCCCGATGTTCCGGCAACCATTCAGGGTATCATCAATCTCCAGGGTAAAGCCGTGCCGGTGATGGATTTGCGCCAGCGTTTTGGCTTGCCGCCAAAACCCTATGGTTTGCACACGCCCATCATCCTCACCGACATAGACGGCACCGGCCGGATGTTGGGCCTGGTGGTAGATATGGTGGAGGATGTGCTCGACGTTTCGCCCGAACATGTAGAAATAACCGAAACAATCGTGCCCACCGAACTGGCCGGCCAGATGACGGCCCAGGCCGGTCACCTGGCCGGAGTGGCCAAAGTCAACCGGCAAATGATCCTTATCCTCAACATGCGGGCCTTGTTGAATCCCTCGGAACAACTCAAATTATCGCATGTATTGGGCAGTGAGGGCCGGACGAATGGTGAAGACGGCAGGAAAAGCTAGATGAAAGTAGAAAACCCCGAAGCCAACCAGCATATTGGCGCAGGACTAACCCAAAACCAAAATTCTTCTCAGGGCCAGGAGTTCAAACTTGGCTATGGGGATTATTTGCGTTTTCGGGACCTGGTGCTGGAACGAACCGGCCTGCACTTTCACGAAAAGAAGCGAGTTGATTTAGAAACAGGTTTGCTTAAATCATTGGCCGAGTCGCCGTTGGCGGCCAATGGCAATCACAACCTGGATCGCTATTACAACCTGCTGTGCGACCGGGAAAACCCCACCGGCGAGGCCGAAATGAGCCGCCTCATTAACATTCTGACCATCGGCGAAACCCATTTCTTCCGCGACGAAGCCCAATTTAAGGCCCTGGCCGAGCACGTGCTACCGGCCCTGATTGCGCGCAAGCGGGCCGCAGCGGCGGCGGTGGGGCCTGATATTCAGCCCCAGTTGAGAGTGTGGAGCGTAGGCTGCGCTACCGGCGAAGAGCCTTACTCTCTGGCCATTTTGCTCAAAGAGCTTGTGCCGGATATTGATAAGTGGTACATTCTCATCCTGGCCACGGACATTAATCAAACCGCCCTGCAACGCGCTCAAAAAGCCATTTATTCCGACTGGTCATTCCGAGAAAATCGGGCCAAAGCCCTGCGGCCGCGCTACTTCACCCGCTATTTGGGCGCAAATACCGGGGCAGACAATGCGGTGTCTGCCCACCCCAGCCGGGATCGGTATCGCCTGCGCGATGATATCCGGCAGATGGTTACTTTTGCCTCGCTCAATCTCATTGAAGATGAATACCCGGCCATCCACAACAACACCGTGAGCATGGACCTGATTGTGTGTCGCAACGTCACCATCTACTTTACCGAAGATACCACTCGCTATCTGGTGCGGAAATTTCACGAAGCGCTGCTGGATGGCGGCTGGCTGGTGGTAGGCCACGCCGAACCATCCCTCACCATTTACCGGGCTTTTCAAACCCATATTCTATCCGGCACCGTGCTTTACCAAAAAACCGGCTGGACCCATTTACCCCATCAAAAACCCAAATCATCGAAACCGCCGGTTAGTTTGACTGAAGGTATTGACTTTCAATCGCCACCTTCTGCGCCGCCGGAAACCGAACCCAGGCGGGATACGCCAGCTCCGTCTGCGCCGCCTTCGTCCAACGTGGATCCTTACCAGGTGGCCGGGGTGCTTTTGAACAAAGGGCAAACGCAAGAGGCCATTGACGAACTGCACCGCAAACTGGCCAGCAACCCCTACTTTGTCCCGGCCCACAGCATGCTGGGTCGGGCTTACGCCAATCTGGGTGGTTGGGACAAGGCCCGTTTTTGGTGCCAAAGCGCCTTAAAACTGAATAGCCTACAGCCCGAAGCCTACTACGTGCTGGGCCTGATTTATGAACACGAAAATCGGGTGGAAGCAGCCATAGAGATGTTCAAAAAGGCCATTTACCTTGACCGCGAAGCGCCGCTGCTGCACTTTCACCTGGCCCTGCTTTATAAAAAAGCCGGGCAGGCCAGAAAAGCCAAAAGAGCTTGCCTGAATACCATCAGCGTGCTCAAAAGGTGGCCCCCCGCCAGCATTGTGCCCGATTCGGGCGGCGCTACAACCAAACACCTGTTGGACGCTGCCCAACGAGTACTGGGCGAATTGGAGACTGTCAATTAGTTCTTTAAGGAAAAAATAATGCCCACTCAAAAGTCAAACAACAATCGCCAGCAACCCATCAACCTGAATTTATTTGAAGCCCCGGCAGAGGAAACCCTGGACCCGGCCGCGCTGGCCGAAATATGGGCTCGTCGCGCCTATGAACTGGCCCAGGAGCCGCCGGCCCCGGCTGTGGGCAAAACCCTGGACCTGCTCATTTTCTTTCTGGGCAAGGAGCGGTACGGCATTCCGGTAACCAACGTGCGGGAAATCTATCCCCGGGAACAACTCACCCCTGTCCCGCGCACGCCCAATTTTGTGGCCGGTGTTTTTAGCGCCAGGGGCCGAATTTTATCTGTGATAGATTTACGCGCCTTTTTTGACCTGCCCCTTCCCGCCAATCCCGCTAAAAAGGGAAACAAGGGGGAAAACAGCCAGGCTAAAATTGTTGTGGCGGCCGATACCGATCTCAGCTCATTCAACGCCCCCCGTTCCGGCCAAATGTTAGAAGTAGGTATTTTGGCCGACGAAGTGGCCGATGTGATGACCATTTTTAAGGAAGATATCCAGCCCCCGCTCACCACCCATACCGGGGTTCGGGCGGAATACATGCAAGGCATTACCGCCGACCTGCTCGTTGTGCTCAACCTTGACACCTTGCTCCACGATAAGCGATTGATTGTACAGGAGGAATTATTATGAAAGTCCTAAAACGCACAAATTGGACCATTCGCCACAAAGTGTTGGCCATTGCCATCATCTTGAGTATCCTGGCCGTTGTGGCCGGGGCCATCATCGGTCTTTTGACCATGAATATGATGACTTTACGGATAGACCCTATTAGCAGCAGCATCGCCCTGGCCGTGGTTATTATGGTGGGCCTGGTGTTGGTCAACCAACTCCAAAAAGCCATCACTATTCAAGATGCGCAAATGGCCGAACAAACCAAACAACTGGAAGTGGTCATTGACCTGAGCCAGCGCTTCTCGGGTATTTTAGACCTGAACACCCTGATGAAAGAAGTGGTGACCATTACCAAAGAAACCTTCAATTATTACCACATCCACATCTATTTGGTGGACGAAGCGCGCGAAAACCTGTACGTGGCCGAAGGTTATGGCCGGGCCGGGGAAGAGCTAAAAAGCAAGGGGCACAAATTTTCAATTAACGCGCCCCAAAGCCTAGTGGCCCGCGCGGCCCGCGAGCGACAAATTATTAACGTGGGCAATGTAAAAGAAGACCCCAGTTGGGCGCCCAATCCCGTGCTGCCCGATACTTGCGCCGAAATGGCCGTCCCCGTGGTGTTGGGCGACGAAGTGGTTGGCGTGCTGGACGTGCAAAGCTCAAAAATAAACGGCTTAACCCCCGACGATGAAAAAACCATCCAAATTTTGGCCAACCAGGTGGCCATTGCCGTGCATAATACGCGCCTTTTTGCCCAAATGCAGGAGGCGCGGCAATATCTGGAACACACGGTTGACGACTACCTGGCCTTTGTGGAATTGGTCGCCGAGGGCGACCTGTCCACCCGCCTCTCGTTGAACGGCCACGAGGAAGGAGACGCCCTGCTCACCCTGGGCCAAAACCTGAACAATATGGTGGAGCGCCTGGAAGTGATGACCCGCCAGATCCGCGAGGCTACGGCCAACATCACCCGCGCCGCCGCCGAGATTTTATCTTCCACCACCCAGCAGGCTTCCGCCGCCAACGAGCAATCATCGGCCATCTCCCAAACCTCAACCACCATTGACGAGGTAAAAACCATTGTTGAACAAGCCTTTACCAAGGCCCGGGCCGTGGCCGAACAGGCCCAACGCACCCGCGACGTTTCCCAAACCGGCCAGCAGGCCATCACCGAGACGGTGGGCAGTATGAACCAGATCAAAGAAAAGGTGGAAGGCATTGCCGAAAATATCCTGGCCTTGAGCGAACAAACGCAACAAATCGGCGAAATCACGGCCACGGTCAACGACATTGCTTCTCAAAGCAACTTACTGGCCCTCAACGCCTCGGTTGAGGCGGCCCGCGCCGGCGAGCATGGCAAAGGTTTTGCCGTGGTGGCCGTTGAGGTGCGCAACCTGGCCGAGCAGTCCAAACAGGCTACAGCCCAGGTAAAGGCGATCCTCAACGAAATCCAACGGGCCACCAACGCCGCCGTGATGGCCACCGAAGAAGGCACCAAGGGCGTAGATACCGGCGTAAACCTCACCGGCCAGGCCGGGGAGACCATCAAACAATTGGCGGCCAACATTGCCGAGAGCGCCAATGCCGCCCAGCAGATTGTGGCCAGCGCCCAACAACAAACAACAGGCATGGAGCAAATCGCCCTGGCCATTGAGAATATCAATCAGGCCACCGTGCAAAACCTGGCCTCTATTCGCCAGGCCGAAAAAAGCGCCCAGGATTTATCCGACGTGGCCCAGCAACTGGAAACTTTGGTCGCCAGATATAAACTCAACTGAGAAGATCAGGTTCCTTTGATTGGAAACGGCACAGACCTATGGGACTCAGTGAAAAAATCCGCCAACAATTAATTGAGAGCTTCAAAATTGAGCAGGGTGAGCACATTGAAAAGATCACCCAGGGCTTACTGACCCTGGAAAAAGACCCTGCCTCTGAAAAACGACAGGCTTTGTTGGAAGAAATCTTCCGGGAGGCGCACAGCCTCAAAGGCGCAGCGCGAGCGGTAGGGATGACGACTATCGAGAGCCTGGGCCATGCCCTGGAAGACCTGCTCTTGGGCGTTAAAGAGGGGCAGTTGGACCTGTCGCCGGAATTGCTTGACCTGCTGTATCAAACCCTGGACGCCGTTGAATTGGTGATGCAGCGGATTGAAGCCGGCGACTCGACCCCGCCCGCGGCCGTTTTGGCCCTGTTGGCGCGTTTGGAAGAAGCCAAAACAAACCTTGAACAGGGGATAACGCCGGACGGCGCCAAAACAAAACTGCCCAAAAGTAAAGCCGAACCGCCGCAAAACGACAAGGTCCGAAAAGAGGTTAGCCAGGCCCCAAAACGTTCTCCCCAGAAAGAAAAGCCCGAACCACAGGAGCGCGAAGAAACAATTGAAACTCCGGCTCCGGCTGCTCAACCTCCCCCCGTCGGGCCGCAAGTTGACGAAACCATCCGGGTTTCGGTGAGCAAGTTGGATGCTTTGATGGCTCAATTCAGCGAGCTACTGGGCGCTAAAATTCGGGCCGAGCAGCGGTTGGCCGAGGTGCGCGATCTCCAGATGCTGGCCGCCGAATGGCATAAGGATTGGATGGCTTTACGCAGCCATTACAACCGGCTCATCCGCAACGGTCACCAGGATAAGGGCAAAGACGTGGCAGCCCTCACCCACTTTGCCACCTATAATCAGGAGCAACTGCGCGCACTGAACACCCGCTCCAACTCCCTCTATCGCCAATTGTCTAACGACACCATGCGATTGTCGTTGATTATCAATGAACTGCAAGAGGAGATCAAACGGGTGCGGATGCTGCCCCTCTCCACCATCACCACCACCTTTGGCCGCATGGTGCGCGATGTGGCCCGCGAGCAAAACAAACAGGTGCACCTGACCATTGAGGGCGGCGAAACCGAACTGGACAAGCGGGTCTTGGAGCAAATCAAAGACCCGCTCATCCACCTGCTGCGCAACGCTGTTGACCACGGCCTTGAACCGCCCGTTGAGCGCGAAAAGTCCGGCAAACCGGACCGGGGCAATATCTTCCTCTCGGCCAGCCAGCAGGGAAACCGCATTATCATCACGGTAAAGGATGATGGGCGGGGCCTGGACCTGGAAGCTATTCGCGCCTCGGCCATCCGCAAGGGCCTGCTCAGAATGGGCGAAGCCGACAAACTCAGCGATACCGAAGTGGCCCATCTTATCTTTAGCTCCGGCCTGTCCACCAGCAGAATTATTACCGACATCTCCGGCCGGGGCGTGGGCATGGACGTGGTGCGCCGCAACGTGGAAGAGCTGCACGGCACCCTGGAAGTGGAGTTTGAACCCAAGCAGGGCACTACCTTTACCATGACCCTGCCCTTAACCCTGGCCAGCTCACGCGGCCTGCTGGTTCGCGCCGGAGAGCAAACTTTTGCCCTGCCGCTGACCAGCGTAGAGCGGATGTTGCAAATAAAACCCGAAGCCGTGGCCAGCGTGGAGGGCAAAGAAGCCATCACCTACCTGGGCCAGCCGATTGCCGTGGCCTGGCTGGCCGACCTGTTGGAGTTACCCCCTGACTCCAGGGACGCCCGGCAACTGACTGTGGTGATTGTGGCCGTTGCCGAAAAGCGGTTGGGGCTGATTGTTGACGACCTGGTGGGCGAACAGGAAGTGGTGATCAAAAATTTAGGCCGGCAACTGGCCAAAGTGGGCGGTTTGGCCGGAGCCACCCTGCTTGGCTCCGGCGAAGTGATCCTGGTGCTGCACGTGGCCGACCTGATTAAACTGGCCGCCCGCGCCCGCGCCCGCCCGGTAGTGACCACGGACGCCGAGCAAAAAGAAACCGACCAGCGTAAAACCATCCTGGTGGTAGACGATTCAATCACCACCCGCACCCTGGAGAAAAACATCCTGGAAGCGGTTGGTTACGAGGTCAAACTGGCGACCGATGGCAAAGAAGCCCTGGGCGTGCTGGCTACCGACGGCCTGCCCCACCTGATTGTGTCTGATATTAATATGCCCCGGCTGGACGGTTTTGAGTTGACCAGCCGGATCAAAAACGATACCCGTTACGCCGATATTCCCGTGATCCTGGTCACTTCTCTGGACTCGCCGGCCGACAAAGCGCGGGGCATTGAAGTGGGCGCGGATGCCTATATTGTCAAAAGCAGTTTTGACCAGGGCAATTTGTTAGACACCATTGAGCAATTGGTGTAGGGCTGGATTAAGACCTTTAGGGTTTTAATGTCTGGACTACCTTGAAAGGAAACAAATGGAAACCCAAAATACCCCCATCCGGGTGCTGATTGTGGAAGACTCGCTGGTGGCGCGTGAGTTGCTGGTTTCCATATTGCAAAACGCGCCCGGTTTTCAGGTAATTGGCACCGCCCAGAACGGCATTGAAGCCGTGCGCCTGACCAAACGGCTCCAGCCGGATGTTATTGCCATGGACGTGTACATGCCGGAGATGGACGGCCTGGAAGCCACCCGCCAAATCATGGCCGAAACGCCGCGCCCCATTGTGATGGTCAGCGCCAGTTTTAACAAAAATGAAAACAAACTTTCATTTGACGCTTTGCAGGCCGGGGCGCTGACCATTTTGGAAAAACCAAGCATAGACGACCCCCCCGAAATGCACGAGTTGTTGATCAATCAACTCAGGTTGATGGCGGAGGTTAAAGTGGTGCGGCGCTGGGGCCGGTCACGCCCCACTTCTCTGTTGACCCGTCCCCCCGGCGCGCGCCAAAACGGAAAATCAAAAATTCATCTATTGACCATTGCCTCTTCCACCGGCGGGCCGGGGGTGCTGGCTAAAATCCTGGGCAACCTGCCGGCCGATTTTCCGGTTCCTATTTTGATTGTCCAGCACATTATGGCCGGTTTTTCTGAAGGTTTGGCCGCCTGGCTTAACCAACTGGCCCCCGCCGAGGTGCGTTTGGCTCAACAGGGCGACCAGCCGAAACCCGGCCAGGCGCTCATTGCCCCGGATAACCGGCACATGCTGGTCAACGAAAAGGGCCTGATTTTGCTCAGCCAGGCGGCGCCGCAAAACGGCTTGCGCCCGGCGGCCAATTTTCTGTTCAACTCGGCCGCCCAGGTGTACGGCGGCGGCGCTATAGGCGTTGTTTTAACCGGAATGGGTAACGACGGCGCCGAAGGTTTGCTGGCCTTGCGCCGGGCGGGAGCGCATACCATTGCCCAAGATGAAGCCTCGTGCGTAGTGTTTGGAATGCCGGCTGTAGCCATTGAACTTGGCGCGGCAGAACAAGTTTTGCCCGCCGATAAAATTGCTGCCGCGCTAATGGCATTGGTATAGGAGAAAATTATGGATACAACCCAAATTCACGCCCCCTTTGGCGTTACCGGCCAACTGAGTTCGGCCAATAATTATGCCGCCATCATCGAAAGGATGATTGCCAAAATTGGCCAGGAAACCGACCGCAAAAAGGTGTTGGCGGCTATTTTGCCTTACGCCCTGGCCATTAGCCAGGTGGAGTTGGGCGCTTTGTTGATTGCCAGCGACGACCCGGACAATCTGAGCGCGGTAGCCCGGCGCGGCATGCCGGATGAGGTGGTCAGGCAGTTGACCGTTGGCGATTTGGGACGGTTATTGTTGATGGGCCGGAAATTGTGGGTTAAACCCCGCCCCATGCAGCTAAACGCCCAGCAGGCGCTTTTGGGCCGGCACAAATTGGCCTATCTCTTTGGCGTGCCGTTTCGTTTTGACGGGCAGGTTTTAGGAGCCATTGTGGTGGGCAGCCACAAAGCAGACGCCAAAATGATTGACCGCGAACAGCAGCAGTGGTTGTCAATGTTGGCCCAGTTAACGGCCCTGTTTTTAGACAACGTGCGGTTACGGACCACCAACACTTATCTGGTCTATCGCCAGGAACAGGGCCAAAACGGAGAAACGCCGCT is a window of Anaerolineae bacterium DNA encoding:
- a CDS encoding GAF domain-containing protein, with protein sequence MKVLKRTNWTIRHKVLAIAIILSILAVVAGAIIGLLTMNMMTLRIDPISSSIALAVVIMVGLVLVNQLQKAITIQDAQMAEQTKQLEVVIDLSQRFSGILDLNTLMKEVVTITKETFNYYHIHIYLVDEARENLYVAEGYGRAGEELKSKGHKFSINAPQSLVARAARERQIINVGNVKEDPSWAPNPVLPDTCAEMAVPVVLGDEVVGVLDVQSSKINGLTPDDEKTIQILANQVAIAVHNTRLFAQMQEARQYLEHTVDDYLAFVELVAEGDLSTRLSLNGHEEGDALLTLGQNLNNMVERLEVMTRQIREATANITRAAAEILSSTTQQASAANEQSSAISQTSTTIDEVKTIVEQAFTKARAVAEQAQRTRDVSQTGQQAITETVGSMNQIKEKVEGIAENILALSEQTQQIGEITATVNDIASQSNLLALNASVEAARAGEHGKGFAVVAVEVRNLAEQSKQATAQVKAILNEIQRATNAAVMATEEGTKGVDTGVNLTGQAGETIKQLAANIAESANAAQQIVASAQQQTTGMEQIALAIENINQATVQNLASIRQAEKSAQDLSDVAQQLETLVARYKLN
- a CDS encoding hybrid sensor histidine kinase/response regulator; this translates as MGLSEKIRQQLIESFKIEQGEHIEKITQGLLTLEKDPASEKRQALLEEIFREAHSLKGAARAVGMTTIESLGHALEDLLLGVKEGQLDLSPELLDLLYQTLDAVELVMQRIEAGDSTPPAAVLALLARLEEAKTNLEQGITPDGAKTKLPKSKAEPPQNDKVRKEVSQAPKRSPQKEKPEPQEREETIETPAPAAQPPPVGPQVDETIRVSVSKLDALMAQFSELLGAKIRAEQRLAEVRDLQMLAAEWHKDWMALRSHYNRLIRNGHQDKGKDVAALTHFATYNQEQLRALNTRSNSLYRQLSNDTMRLSLIINELQEEIKRVRMLPLSTITTTFGRMVRDVAREQNKQVHLTIEGGETELDKRVLEQIKDPLIHLLRNAVDHGLEPPVEREKSGKPDRGNIFLSASQQGNRIIITVKDDGRGLDLEAIRASAIRKGLLRMGEADKLSDTEVAHLIFSSGLSTSRIITDISGRGVGMDVVRRNVEELHGTLEVEFEPKQGTTFTMTLPLTLASSRGLLVRAGEQTFALPLTSVERMLQIKPEAVASVEGKEAITYLGQPIAVAWLADLLELPPDSRDARQLTVVIVAVAEKRLGLIVDDLVGEQEVVIKNLGRQLAKVGGLAGATLLGSGEVILVLHVADLIKLAARARARPVVTTDAEQKETDQRKTILVVDDSITTRTLEKNILEAVGYEVKLATDGKEALGVLATDGLPHLIVSDINMPRLDGFELTSRIKNDTRYADIPVILVTSLDSPADKARGIEVGADAYIVKSSFDQGNLLDTIEQLV
- the cheB gene encoding chemotaxis-specific protein-glutamate methyltransferase CheB; this encodes METQNTPIRVLIVEDSLVARELLVSILQNAPGFQVIGTAQNGIEAVRLTKRLQPDVIAMDVYMPEMDGLEATRQIMAETPRPIVMVSASFNKNENKLSFDALQAGALTILEKPSIDDPPEMHELLINQLRLMAEVKVVRRWGRSRPTSLLTRPPGARQNGKSKIHLLTIASSTGGPGVLAKILGNLPADFPVPILIVQHIMAGFSEGLAAWLNQLAPAEVRLAQQGDQPKPGQALIAPDNRHMLVNEKGLILLSQAAPQNGLRPAANFLFNSAAQVYGGGAIGVVLTGMGNDGAEGLLALRRAGAHTIAQDEASCVVFGMPAVAIELGAAEQVLPADKIAAALMALV